A window from Lycium ferocissimum isolate CSIRO_LF1 unplaced genomic scaffold, AGI_CSIRO_Lferr_CH_V1 ctg3669, whole genome shotgun sequence encodes these proteins:
- the LOC132044122 gene encoding uncharacterized protein LOC132044122, protein MCPLRFILVFFSALLAGYVAWSTLGSSSPDIDCTKTEKEKQEFDSPKVRKFQMIQDGFWVFVDMASGKYLWRNLKVIKSC, encoded by the coding sequence ATGTGTCCTTTAAGATTTATCTTGGTGTTTTTCTCAGCATTGTTGGCTGGTTATGTTGCTTGGAGTACCCTTGGTTCTTCTTCACCAGATATAGATTGTACAAAAACTGAGAAAGAGAAACAAGAATTCGATTCCCCTAAGGTGAGAAAGTTTCAGATGATTCAAGATGGATTTTGGGTTTTTGTGGATATGGCAAGTGGCAAGTACTTGTGGAGGAATCTCAAAGTTATTAAAAGTTGTTAG